A genomic region of Camelus ferus isolate YT-003-E chromosome 11, BCGSAC_Cfer_1.0, whole genome shotgun sequence contains the following coding sequences:
- the LOC116667228 gene encoding ral guanine nucleotide dissociation stimulator-like has protein sequence MGQDLVHGDPRSTSLQEAQVPHDSSRAQDALRGGAGPSGSRDETHRVWSLQQQRLEKLVANLVPAMLGGNPSYVRTFLGSYRSFATAQQVLDLLLQRYGCILPSSEEDGGPLHQLKQAMTSILGTWLHQYPEDFLQPPGFPCLKPVLAYIELSMPGSGLEHWVQFLLAELEHLELPDAEGDAPAPEPAGETPLDGAPAPALLPATAPEPEQRDALSREASTSSPLSAVDPGPDPGPPSTLPETLPLGSAQSPQDEGKDFK, from the exons ATGGGACAGGACCTAGTCCATGGAGATCCCCGCTCCACCTCCCTGCAGGAGGCGCAGGTGCCCCACgacagcagcagagcccaggacgCGCTCAGG GGGGGAGCTGGACCATCAGGGAGCAGGGATGAGACCCACAGGGTGTGGAGCCTCCAGCAACAAaggctggagaagctggtggCAAACCTGGTGCCCGCCATGCTGGGCGGCAACCCGTCCTACGTGCGCACATTCCTGGGCAGCTATAGATCTTTCGCCACCGCCCAGCAGGTGCTGGACCTTCTGCTCCAAAG ATATGGATGCATCCTCCCTTCTAGCGAAGAGGACGGGGGACCCCTGCACCAGCTGAAACA GGCCATGACCTCCATCCTGGGCACCTGGTTGCACCAGTACCCAGAGGatttcctccagcctccaggatttCCCTGCCTGAAGCCCGTGCTCGCCTACATAGAGCTGAGCATGCCTGGCTCTGGCCTGGAGCACTGGGTCCAGTTTCTCCTGGCAGAGCTGGAGCACCTGGAGCTTCCGGACGCAGAGGGTGATG CACCAGCTCCAGAACCCGCTGGGGAAACCCCTCTGGATGGAGCGCCAgctccagctctcctgcctgcGACAGCGCCAGAGCCAGAGCAGAGGGACGCGCT gTCCCGTGAGGCATCGACCTCCTCTCCCTTGTCTGCTGTGGACCCAGGGCCCGACCCAGGGCCTCCATCAACACTCCCTGAGACCCTGCCCTTGGGAAGTGCCCAGTCACCTCAAGATGAAGGGAAGGATTTCAAATAG